Proteins from one Leptonema illini DSM 21528 genomic window:
- a CDS encoding 30S ribosomal protein S1 gives MKSKHVGRDKLNSQMGKLYLSSIDKKRGAEPGESVTLRVTDIQDPEFIFVNSAFGAGVIPRVQLIDAEGAVTVNPGEQIEAFFLEEKNGERIFTIFPVGAIARTILRRAFENRTVMTGKVLKPIKGGYEIQIGDETAFCPASQMEGEPEKNAQLKFLIIEAPDRNIVVSHKQYLETERQRHKETMISNLEEGSVVQGTVTSLRDFGAFVDIGGGVEGLIPLSELSYKRVNHPSEMLKSGEEIRVKVMSVNWKEDRITLSLKELQQNPWQGALPFQPGELLAVTVESIRPFGVFVKLPDGFRGLIPASETGVPRGTPFDKEFQRGQQLKAVIMEINREQQKISLSVNRAKEMQDRAEFEQYMADGAPKQEEENISSFGRILMQSLDKKK, from the coding sequence ATGAAAAGCAAACACGTAGGACGAGATAAGTTAAATTCACAGATGGGCAAACTGTACCTGAGCTCCATCGATAAAAAAAGAGGGGCCGAGCCGGGCGAAAGCGTCACACTGCGTGTAACCGATATCCAGGATCCGGAATTCATCTTCGTTAACTCCGCCTTTGGAGCCGGTGTGATTCCCCGCGTTCAACTGATCGACGCCGAAGGCGCCGTAACGGTGAACCCAGGCGAACAGATCGAGGCCTTCTTTCTTGAAGAGAAGAACGGCGAACGCATCTTTACCATCTTCCCGGTGGGAGCGATTGCGCGTACCATTCTTCGCAGAGCCTTTGAAAACCGCACCGTGATGACCGGTAAGGTGCTCAAGCCGATTAAAGGCGGCTATGAGATTCAGATCGGCGACGAAACGGCCTTCTGCCCCGCCTCGCAGATGGAAGGCGAGCCCGAGAAGAACGCTCAGCTGAAATTCCTCATCATCGAAGCGCCTGACCGCAACATCGTCGTATCTCACAAGCAGTATCTGGAAACCGAAAGACAGCGTCATAAAGAGACGATGATCTCGAACCTCGAAGAAGGATCGGTCGTGCAGGGCACCGTAACTTCGCTTCGCGATTTCGGCGCCTTCGTCGACATCGGCGGCGGCGTCGAGGGTTTGATTCCGTTATCCGAACTGTCTTACAAGCGCGTCAATCATCCGTCTGAGATGCTGAAAAGCGGCGAAGAGATTCGCGTGAAGGTCATGTCGGTAAACTGGAAAGAGGACCGTATCACTCTTTCGCTGAAAGAGCTGCAGCAGAACCCCTGGCAGGGAGCGCTTCCCTTTCAACCGGGCGAGCTGCTTGCCGTCACCGTCGAGAGCATCCGTCCGTTCGGCGTATTTGTGAAGCTTCCCGACGGGTTCCGCGGCCTGATCCCCGCCTCTGAGACGGGCGTTCCGCGCGGCACGCCTTTTGATAAAGAGTTCCAGCGCGGCCAGCAACTGAAGGCCGTCATCATGGAGATCAACAGAGAACAGCAGAAGATCTCGCTTTCCGTTAACCGTGCGAAAGAAATGCAGGATCGCGCCGAATTCGAACAGTACATGGCCGACGGCGCTCCGAAGCAGGAAGAAGAGAACATCTCAAGCTTTGGCCGCATCCTGATGCAGTCTCTGGATAAGAAGAAATAA
- a CDS encoding bactofilin family protein, with product MQLTTILSEDIRFRGNLKFDHTLRINGSFQGTIQSTGELIIGADGKVEADIKTESMQLEGDLTGNVIAGKRISLRRTARMHGDLRCQELEIEAGSKFTGSCIMDNP from the coding sequence ATGCAGCTCACCACCATTCTGAGCGAAGATATCCGCTTTCGCGGCAATCTGAAATTCGACCACACCCTGCGCATCAACGGATCCTTTCAGGGCACCATCCAGTCCACAGGAGAATTGATCATCGGCGCAGACGGAAAGGTGGAAGCCGATATCAAAACCGAATCGATGCAGTTAGAAGGCGACCTGACGGGCAACGTCATCGCCGGAAAGCGCATCTCCCTGCGCCGCACCGCACGCATGCACGGAGATCTGCGCTGCCAGGAACTTGAGATCGAAGCCGGCTCGAAGTTCACCGGCAGCTGTATCATGGACAATCCATGA
- the thrB gene encoding homoserine kinase, with protein MNPSLILRIPATTANLGPGFDLFGLALSLYNTIGFDFDAGADFRLVDTEGRDLPIAPEDNLIRTAYEHMYRKLGGGKAPAWNAVVDAATAPGKGFGSSAMAVVAGVHLAWAMLRSGGIDSLVSSVEEGFRPETHSDEIAGFLDLEPHPDNVVPARVGGWVFCSDTRTVLRHSLPDSLGLAILIPDYSISTEKSRQSLPLQISREDTLANMRGCLLWLEYIHSGRIDLLEQALASDRLHEPYRTPSLPGYQAMKQAVLREGCVGMTLSGSGPGIIVYFDRTRQEQLESRLRALALEHIGPATIVHFCTPDPDGLVYLKAMPGATAPLQA; from the coding sequence ATGAATCCCTCTTTGATTCTGCGCATACCTGCTACGACAGCAAACCTGGGCCCGGGCTTCGATCTTTTCGGCCTGGCCCTTTCGCTTTATAACACCATAGGATTTGATTTCGATGCAGGCGCCGATTTCCGCCTTGTCGATACGGAAGGCCGAGATCTGCCCATCGCCCCCGAAGATAATCTGATCCGCACCGCCTACGAGCATATGTATCGCAAGCTGGGCGGAGGCAAGGCCCCTGCCTGGAACGCCGTCGTAGATGCGGCCACCGCTCCAGGAAAAGGCTTCGGTTCGTCGGCGATGGCCGTCGTCGCCGGCGTTCATCTCGCCTGGGCGATGCTGCGTTCGGGCGGCATCGATTCGCTTGTCTCGTCGGTTGAAGAGGGCTTTCGCCCCGAAACACACAGCGACGAGATCGCCGGCTTTCTTGATCTTGAGCCGCATCCCGATAACGTCGTGCCGGCTCGCGTCGGCGGATGGGTGTTCTGTAGCGATACACGCACCGTGCTGCGCCACAGTCTGCCCGATTCGCTCGGCCTTGCTATTCTTATTCCCGACTATTCCATCTCCACCGAGAAGAGCCGTCAGTCGTTACCCCTGCAGATCAGCAGAGAAGATACGCTGGCCAACATGCGCGGATGTCTGCTCTGGCTTGAGTATATCCATTCCGGTCGTATCGATCTGCTCGAACAGGCTCTTGCTTCTGACCGGCTGCATGAGCCCTATCGCACGCCTTCTCTACCGGGTTATCAGGCGATGAAGCAGGCCGTTCTTCGTGAAGGCTGCGTCGGCATGACGCTCTCAGGATCGGGCCCCGGCATCATCGTTTACTTCGATCGCACAAGACAGGAACAGCTTGAATCGCGACTGCGCGCTCTTGCTCTCGAACATATCGGTCCGGCGACGATCGTTCATTTCTGCACTCCGGACCCCGACGGCCTTGTATATCTGAAGGCAATGCCCGGAGCGACCGCTCCTTTACAGGCGTAA